The following are from one region of the Mycolicibacterium helvum genome:
- a CDS encoding sugar phosphate isomerase/epimerase family protein, with protein MNATFHPRLGCSTISFRHQPLPAALQTIAGLGFTEIDLGALPGVCDHVPYVLDEVAVAAVAATVAESGLTVRSINGDVGDLNAALDVAARAARTAHVEALVALAAATGSRALVLPCGALSHDPLESLDIDLDRVATELIWAAGISASAGVELWTESLHFHRLCFDIDRAGALTERVEGRVGIVMDFSHIVASGGDPVEFVDRFGPHIAHVHIRDAVPGDINLSVGNGAVDFGRGLKALAGAGYHSHFALELETRDITHDERPGWAVQTGHLISELI; from the coding sequence GTGAACGCGACATTCCATCCCCGGCTCGGCTGTTCGACGATCAGTTTTCGGCACCAGCCGCTGCCTGCGGCGCTGCAGACGATCGCGGGTCTGGGTTTCACCGAGATCGACCTCGGCGCCCTGCCTGGCGTCTGCGACCACGTGCCCTATGTCCTGGACGAGGTGGCCGTCGCCGCCGTCGCCGCCACCGTTGCGGAGTCCGGGCTGACGGTGCGATCGATCAACGGCGACGTCGGCGACCTCAACGCCGCGCTGGACGTCGCCGCCCGTGCTGCCCGCACTGCGCACGTCGAGGCGCTCGTCGCACTCGCGGCCGCCACCGGATCGCGCGCTCTGGTGCTGCCGTGCGGCGCACTGAGCCACGATCCGCTGGAATCGCTGGACATCGACCTCGACCGAGTCGCCACCGAACTCATCTGGGCGGCCGGTATTTCCGCCTCCGCAGGAGTCGAATTGTGGACCGAGTCACTGCACTTCCACCGACTGTGCTTCGACATCGATCGTGCTGGGGCACTGACCGAACGCGTCGAGGGCCGGGTTGGGATTGTGATGGACTTCAGCCACATCGTCGCCTCCGGCGGGGATCCGGTCGAGTTCGTGGACCGGTTCGGCCCCCACATCGCGCATGTGCACATCCGCGATGCTGTGCCCGGCGACATCAACCTGTCCGTCGGCAACGGCGCCGTCGATTTTGGCCGCGGCCTCAAGGCGCTTGCCGGCGCTGGCTACCACAGCCATTTCGCGCTGGAGCTGGAAACCCGC
- a CDS encoding MFS transporter: MSADALRMRGPVNGTPDARRVAIGSAVGAVIETYDFIGFGTAAALYFGHAFFPNSSPVAGTLAAFATLGVGFAARPLGGIIGGHLGDKLGRKPVLVASLIVMGLATFAIGLLPTYAAVGVLAPALLVTVRIVQGLAFGAEWGGAILMSYEHAPWKKKGRYTGIVQAGFPVGLLLANLVFLVSVHLGGDWAWRVPFLASIFLVIVGLIIRARVPESPVFEDVKNEGKIVRSPIVEVLRTDWRNILRGIGLRIAETAGYAVSITYMISYLKNAHLATATQTLVALCIASFLGIFATMAWARLTDRVGRRPVYIWVCALGIPFGVLMFLLVNTGLLVLIVATFVVAYGVCQNALAGAQGAWFPELFTANTRASGASLAYQISAMVSGFTPFITTLLFEWFGWMGPALLFSGYAAIGLVAALSTRETWGAAERQAADLAASQSHVLAA; this comes from the coding sequence ATGAGCGCTGACGCTCTGAGGATGCGCGGGCCGGTGAACGGCACACCGGACGCCAGGCGGGTCGCGATCGGTTCCGCCGTCGGCGCCGTCATCGAGACTTACGACTTCATCGGCTTCGGTACCGCGGCCGCCCTGTACTTCGGCCACGCGTTCTTCCCGAACTCCAGCCCGGTCGCCGGCACGTTGGCCGCGTTCGCCACCCTCGGCGTCGGCTTCGCCGCCCGCCCACTCGGTGGCATCATCGGCGGGCACCTCGGCGATAAGCTCGGCCGCAAACCCGTGCTCGTCGCGTCGCTGATCGTCATGGGACTGGCGACCTTTGCGATCGGACTGCTGCCCACCTATGCCGCGGTCGGCGTGCTGGCGCCGGCGCTGTTGGTGACCGTTCGCATCGTCCAGGGCCTGGCGTTCGGCGCCGAGTGGGGTGGCGCCATCCTGATGAGCTACGAGCACGCGCCGTGGAAGAAGAAGGGTCGCTACACCGGCATCGTGCAGGCAGGGTTCCCGGTCGGGCTGCTCTTGGCCAACCTGGTCTTTCTGGTGAGCGTCCACCTCGGTGGCGACTGGGCCTGGCGCGTGCCGTTCCTCGCCAGCATCTTCCTGGTCATCGTCGGCCTGATCATCCGGGCCCGGGTGCCCGAATCCCCGGTGTTCGAAGACGTCAAGAACGAGGGCAAGATCGTGCGCTCCCCGATCGTCGAGGTCCTACGCACCGATTGGCGAAATATCTTGCGCGGCATCGGACTTCGCATTGCCGAAACCGCCGGTTACGCGGTGTCCATCACCTACATGATCAGCTATCTGAAGAACGCCCACCTCGCTACCGCGACCCAGACCCTGGTGGCGCTGTGCATTGCCTCGTTCCTCGGCATCTTCGCGACCATGGCGTGGGCGAGACTGACCGACCGGGTGGGCCGCCGGCCGGTGTACATCTGGGTGTGCGCCCTCGGCATCCCGTTCGGCGTGCTGATGTTCCTGCTCGTCAACACCGGGCTGCTCGTGCTCATCGTCGCGACCTTCGTGGTCGCCTACGGCGTGTGCCAGAACGCGCTGGCGGGCGCGCAGGGGGCCTGGTTCCCGGAGCTGTTCACCGCCAACACCCGCGCTTCCGGCGCCTCACTCGCCTACCAGATCTCGGCCATGGTCTCCGGCTTCACGCCCTTCATCACGACGCTGTTGTTCGAGTGGTTCGGCTGGATGGGGCCGGCACTGCTGTTCTCCGGCTATGCCGCCATCGGCCTGGTGGCCGCGCTGTCCACCCGGGAGACGTGGGGTGCTGCCGAGCGCCAAGCCGCGGACCTGGCCGCCTCCCAATCCCATGTGCTGGCCGCCTGA
- a CDS encoding transketolase, protein MRADKVRDAAYRMRHHVLNMGEAQGQGYVGQALGAADMLAAVYADQLNYRADDPHWDGRDRFLLSTGHYAIGLYAALAEAGIIGVDELDTYGSDDSRLPMSGMASYTPGVEISGGSLGHGLTVAVGMALGLRHQGSRARVINFLSDGELDEGSTWEGAMGAAHHRLGNLVAMVDINALQADGPTAGVLRTEPVADKWAACGWHVQRIDGNDVGALLEAFDLCDPDRPSIILCDTRIGCGVPLLEDREKAHFMRIDADEWQICRDQLTQNHEGVPA, encoded by the coding sequence ATGCGGGCCGACAAGGTTCGAGATGCCGCGTACCGCATGCGCCATCACGTCCTGAACATGGGTGAAGCACAGGGACAGGGCTACGTCGGCCAGGCCCTGGGAGCCGCCGACATGCTGGCCGCGGTCTACGCCGACCAGCTGAACTACCGGGCTGACGACCCGCATTGGGACGGCCGCGACCGCTTCCTACTGTCGACCGGGCACTACGCGATCGGGTTGTATGCGGCTCTGGCCGAGGCCGGCATCATCGGCGTCGACGAGCTCGACACCTACGGTTCCGACGACTCCAGATTGCCGATGTCCGGAATGGCCAGCTACACACCGGGAGTGGAGATATCCGGTGGATCGCTCGGGCACGGTCTGACCGTGGCTGTCGGGATGGCTTTGGGGCTGCGACACCAAGGCTCGAGGGCTCGTGTGATCAACTTCCTGTCCGACGGCGAACTCGACGAGGGTTCGACATGGGAAGGCGCCATGGGTGCTGCGCACCATCGGCTGGGCAACCTGGTTGCCATGGTCGACATCAACGCGCTGCAAGCCGACGGTCCCACAGCCGGTGTGCTGCGCACTGAGCCGGTGGCCGACAAATGGGCGGCCTGCGGCTGGCATGTGCAACGCATCGACGGCAACGATGTCGGCGCGCTGCTCGAGGCCTTCGATCTCTGCGATCCCGATAGACCATCAATCATTCTGTGCGACACGAGAATCGGATGTGGGGTACCACTGCTGGAGGACCGCGAGAAGGCGCACTTCATGCGCATCGACGCCGACGAATGGCAGATCTGCCGCGATCAGCTCACCCAGAACCACGAAGGAGTTCCCGCGTGA
- a CDS encoding transketolase family protein produces MIASFADPGQKTAPAPFGHALVKAARDDDRIVGLTADLGKYTDMHIFATEFPDRFFQMGMAEQLLFGAAAGMAETGLVPFASTYSVFAARRAYDFICLDIAEPNLNVNIVGGLPGLTTGYGPSHQATEDIAIFRGMPNLTIVDPCDSVEIEQAVPQLARHPGPTYLRLLRGNVPTVLDEYGYRFELGKAKTLRDGADVVLISSGLMTMRALQAADALASHNVGVAVVHTPTIKPFDAETVLAQVDSDRLVLTCENHTVIGGLFETVASAAVSRGLSRQITPIALPDEFLAAGALPTLHDRYGLSTTKIVTTVLERL; encoded by the coding sequence ATGATCGCGTCGTTCGCCGATCCCGGCCAGAAGACCGCGCCGGCGCCATTCGGCCACGCTCTGGTCAAGGCCGCCCGGGACGACGACCGGATCGTCGGCCTTACCGCCGATCTGGGCAAGTACACCGATATGCACATCTTTGCGACTGAGTTCCCCGACCGGTTCTTCCAAATGGGGATGGCCGAGCAGTTGCTCTTCGGAGCAGCGGCCGGCATGGCGGAGACCGGTCTGGTGCCGTTCGCATCGACGTACTCGGTGTTTGCCGCGCGGCGAGCCTACGATTTCATCTGCCTGGACATCGCCGAGCCGAATCTCAACGTCAACATCGTCGGCGGCCTACCGGGGCTCACAACCGGGTACGGACCGTCACATCAGGCCACCGAGGACATCGCCATCTTCCGCGGCATGCCGAACCTGACGATCGTCGACCCGTGCGATTCGGTGGAAATCGAGCAGGCCGTACCGCAGTTGGCCCGGCACCCGGGACCGACGTATCTGCGGCTGCTACGCGGGAATGTGCCGACAGTGCTCGACGAATACGGCTACCGTTTCGAGCTCGGCAAGGCCAAGACGCTCAGGGACGGGGCCGACGTCGTGCTGATCTCCAGCGGACTGATGACAATGCGTGCGTTACAGGCCGCCGACGCACTCGCCTCGCATAACGTCGGCGTCGCGGTGGTGCACACCCCGACCATCAAACCGTTCGACGCTGAAACCGTGCTGGCGCAGGTTGATTCGGACCGCTTGGTGCTGACGTGCGAGAACCACACGGTGATTGGCGGACTCTTTGAGACGGTGGCCTCCGCCGCTGTATCGCGGGGCCTGAGCCGACAGATCACGCCCATCGCGCTACCAGACGAATTCCTGGCTGCCGGCGCCCTGCCGACGCTGCACGATCGCTACGGGCTATCGACAACGAAGATCGTCACGACGGTACTGGAGCGACTGTAG
- a CDS encoding GntR family transcriptional regulator: MSVDGTSLLRLEKTSLREQALSALRRAITTGQLTPGTHLVETDLSDALQISRGTLREAMRQLQQEGLISMGARGRLSVRHLDAKEIRDIFNVRAALESLAARELASRADRADLVTALRHAVDEMQRWAAANLEDRIEADLRFHRTMCQLTGNETLLHQWTSLEGSIRMSIMFAGVDRAIKNMDAKRHNDIVDAIESGDGDKAAATVQDHMSGAASTLVGSA, from the coding sequence ATGTCGGTGGATGGCACGTCGTTGCTGCGGCTGGAAAAGACCAGCCTGCGCGAGCAGGCGCTGAGTGCTCTGCGGCGCGCCATCACCACCGGCCAGCTCACCCCCGGCACGCATCTGGTGGAAACGGATTTATCCGACGCTCTGCAGATCAGCCGCGGCACCCTGCGTGAGGCCATGCGCCAGCTACAGCAGGAAGGCCTCATTTCAATGGGCGCCCGGGGCCGCCTGTCGGTACGACACCTGGACGCCAAGGAGATCCGCGACATCTTCAATGTCAGGGCGGCATTGGAATCGCTGGCCGCCCGCGAATTGGCTTCTCGCGCAGACCGGGCGGACCTGGTGACAGCGCTGCGTCACGCCGTCGATGAGATGCAACGCTGGGCGGCCGCCAACCTTGAGGACCGGATCGAGGCCGACTTACGTTTCCACCGCACGATGTGCCAACTAACCGGAAACGAGACGCTCCTGCACCAGTGGACATCGCTGGAAGGCAGCATCCGGATGTCAATCATGTTCGCCGGCGTGGACCGCGCGATCAAAAACATGGATGCCAAACGACATAACGACATTGTCGACGCCATCGAGTCGGGGGACGGCGACAAGGCCGCCGCCACGGTTCAGGACCATATGTCGGGTGCGGCGTCGACGTTGGTCGGTTCCGCGTAG
- a CDS encoding SDR family oxidoreductase — translation MPTVLVTGAARGIGRSIVSYLAAAGWDVIGGVRSAADAEALSALPRVSAVTLDITDDAQVAALLEVLPGRLDAVVNNAGIAVTGPLEGLPPAEIRRQLDVNVVGQLAVTSAVLPLLRESRGRIVFISSVNGQVSAPMMGAYSASKFALEAAADALRLELRPWQIAVSVVEPAQTDTDLWRTADQAVADMEAALTANHRALYTKHVAGMRKSIQMQQRLAVDPEKVAKVVHEALTARRAKARYPVGVATTIQMTVMTKLPARARDAVMRRVLGQP, via the coding sequence ATGCCCACTGTTCTGGTCACCGGCGCAGCCCGGGGAATCGGTAGGTCGATAGTGAGTTATCTGGCCGCCGCCGGCTGGGACGTCATCGGCGGTGTGCGTAGTGCGGCCGACGCCGAAGCGTTGTCAGCACTACCTCGGGTCAGTGCGGTCACGCTCGACATCACCGACGACGCACAGGTCGCCGCGCTGCTAGAGGTGCTGCCGGGGCGTCTTGATGCGGTGGTCAACAACGCCGGAATCGCAGTCACCGGCCCGCTGGAGGGGTTGCCCCCGGCCGAGATTCGACGGCAATTGGACGTCAATGTCGTCGGTCAACTCGCTGTCACTTCGGCGGTGCTTCCGCTGCTGCGCGAGTCGCGTGGCCGAATCGTGTTCATTTCCAGTGTGAATGGCCAGGTTTCGGCACCGATGATGGGTGCGTACAGCGCCTCCAAGTTCGCACTCGAGGCTGCCGCCGATGCGCTGCGACTTGAGCTTCGCCCATGGCAGATCGCGGTCAGTGTGGTCGAGCCGGCCCAGACAGACACCGACCTGTGGCGCACGGCCGACCAGGCTGTCGCCGACATGGAAGCCGCGCTGACGGCGAACCACCGCGCCCTCTACACCAAACATGTTGCAGGCATGCGCAAGTCAATTCAGATGCAGCAGCGGCTGGCCGTGGACCCGGAAAAGGTGGCCAAGGTGGTACACGAGGCGCTGACCGCTCGCCGTGCCAAGGCGCGCTACCCGGTCGGGGTGGCCACCACGATCCAGATGACGGTGATGACCAAGCTCCCGGCCCGCGCGCGCGACGCGGTTATGCGCCGGGTGCTCGGGCAGCCCTGA
- a CDS encoding YoaK family protein, with protein MVVASPVSERSTVVALLLLTFATGLVDAVSVLVLGHVFVANMTGNVVFLGFWFVPHSGVDMIAAILSFVSFLVGTVLGGRFARHFDYEVRVWLTAALGSEVVLLGVLAVLAGTGVVDYHDNGKLILIAGLALTFGAQNAAARQFGVQELSTTVLTSTLVGIGVDSRLAGGSGARQKLRFSVVATLCAGAMVGATMTRWTVAPVIGLAAIVVATSLAVFRYGPRPAAG; from the coding sequence ATGGTCGTCGCCTCGCCCGTATCGGAACGCTCCACCGTCGTCGCGCTGCTGCTGTTGACCTTTGCCACCGGCTTGGTCGACGCGGTCAGCGTGCTGGTGCTCGGGCATGTGTTCGTCGCCAACATGACCGGCAACGTGGTCTTCCTCGGATTCTGGTTCGTTCCGCATTCCGGGGTGGACATGATCGCCGCGATCCTCTCGTTCGTCAGCTTCCTCGTCGGGACCGTGTTGGGCGGCCGGTTCGCGCGCCACTTCGACTACGAGGTGCGGGTATGGCTGACGGCGGCGCTGGGCAGCGAGGTGGTCCTGCTGGGCGTGCTGGCGGTGCTCGCCGGCACCGGCGTCGTGGACTATCACGACAACGGCAAGCTCATCCTGATCGCCGGCCTGGCCCTGACCTTCGGCGCCCAGAACGCCGCCGCGCGCCAGTTCGGCGTGCAGGAACTCAGCACCACGGTGCTGACGTCCACGCTGGTAGGCATCGGCGTCGACAGTCGGCTCGCCGGCGGCAGCGGGGCGCGCCAAAAGCTGCGCTTCAGCGTGGTGGCGACGCTATGCGCGGGCGCGATGGTCGGTGCGACGATGACGCGCTGGACGGTGGCACCGGTGATCGGGCTGGCTGCGATCGTGGTGGCAACCAGTCTGGCCGTCTTCCGGTACGGCCCGCGACCCGCGGCGGGATAG
- a CDS encoding Mce protein — MEDQQPTAGDLTDGASDREVRSEAVELGVAETASESATEESPKARKRFSPNKKTLAVGVSAALFVAAGAFAGATVQPYLMDRATVDTKLTIARTAAEAITTLWTYTPDDMDKLPDRSAKYLSGDFEDQYRKYVDAIVPTNKQAKVTNSTEVVGAAVESLNGSDATAIVYTNTTSKSPLSKDIPSTKYLSYRVQLTREGSHWLVTKMTTVTSLDLTPRL, encoded by the coding sequence GTGGAAGATCAGCAACCTACTGCAGGTGATCTGACTGACGGGGCGTCCGACCGCGAGGTGCGTAGCGAGGCCGTCGAGCTTGGCGTCGCCGAGACCGCCTCCGAGTCGGCAACCGAAGAGTCGCCGAAGGCGCGAAAGCGCTTCAGCCCCAACAAGAAAACTCTAGCGGTGGGCGTATCGGCGGCGCTGTTTGTCGCGGCAGGTGCCTTCGCCGGTGCCACCGTGCAGCCCTATCTGATGGACCGGGCGACCGTCGACACCAAGCTCACTATCGCCCGCACCGCTGCCGAGGCGATCACGACGCTGTGGACTTACACCCCCGACGACATGGACAAGTTGCCGGACCGGTCAGCGAAGTACCTGTCCGGGGACTTCGAGGATCAGTACCGCAAGTACGTCGACGCCATCGTGCCGACCAACAAACAGGCCAAGGTCACCAACAGCACCGAAGTGGTCGGCGCGGCCGTCGAATCGCTGAATGGCTCAGATGCCACCGCGATCGTCTACACCAACACCACGTCGAAGAGCCCGCTGAGCAAGGACATCCCGTCGACGAAGTACCTGTCCTACCGCGTGCAGCTCACCCGGGAGGGCTCGCATTGGCTGGTCACCAAGATGACCACCGTGACGTCGCTGGACCTCACGCCGAGGCTCTGA
- a CDS encoding mammalian cell entry protein: MSPRRKVDADAQELFRLPDAQPRRWVLPLVAGLAAVAIIAALTVSTLLLVKRETQRQDAIREVAVLSFVRGFVTQYTSIDPFHANDYADKVLSQGTGQFAKLYQDKMNEVVIQVARAEPTAGTVQALGIERWNRDGSADVAVAATTKTRMPDGKTIESGSRWMVTATQEGGAAGPWKISNLLQVI, encoded by the coding sequence GTGAGCCCGCGGCGCAAGGTCGACGCCGACGCCCAGGAGCTGTTCCGGCTGCCCGACGCGCAACCGCGCCGGTGGGTACTGCCGCTGGTCGCGGGTCTTGCCGCGGTCGCGATCATCGCCGCACTGACGGTGAGCACTCTGCTGCTGGTGAAACGGGAAACCCAGCGGCAGGACGCGATTCGTGAGGTGGCGGTGCTGAGTTTCGTTCGCGGCTTCGTCACGCAGTACACGTCGATCGACCCGTTCCACGCCAACGACTACGCCGACAAGGTGCTGTCCCAGGGCACCGGGCAGTTCGCCAAGCTGTATCAGGACAAGATGAACGAGGTCGTCATCCAGGTGGCCCGGGCCGAGCCGACGGCGGGCACCGTGCAGGCCCTCGGTATCGAGCGCTGGAACCGCGACGGCAGTGCGGATGTGGCAGTGGCCGCCACGACCAAGACCAGGATGCCCGACGGCAAGACCATCGAAAGCGGTAGCCGCTGGATGGTCACCGCGACTCAAGAAGGAGGTGCGGCAGGGCCGTGGAAGATCAGCAACCTACTGCAGGTGATCTGA